A region from the Actinomycetes bacterium genome encodes:
- a CDS encoding cysteine dioxygenase family protein has product MTWETLPARVLDKHELRALVDDLAARPELWSEHVAFSDEKRHYVSLHRDEHVDVWLLCWTWTSDTGWHDHDISSGAVRVVRGAVIECNPRLGSEHVVTVVPEGQSFCFGPDHIHRMSGEREGGVTIHAYSPPLWRLGQYAFGADGVMRRVSVSYAEELRPLDPAA; this is encoded by the coding sequence ATGACCTGGGAGACACTGCCCGCCCGAGTCCTCGACAAGCACGAGCTCCGAGCGCTCGTCGACGACCTGGCGGCTCGCCCTGAGCTTTGGAGCGAGCACGTCGCGTTCTCCGACGAGAAGCGCCACTACGTCTCCCTGCACCGTGACGAGCACGTGGACGTGTGGCTGCTCTGCTGGACCTGGACCAGTGATACCGGGTGGCACGACCACGACATCTCCTCGGGGGCGGTCCGCGTCGTGCGAGGCGCCGTCATCGAGTGCAACCCACGGCTCGGCAGCGAGCACGTGGTCACCGTGGTGCCCGAGGGGCAGTCGTTCTGCTTCGGGCCCGACCACATCCACCGGATGAGCGGCGAGCGCGAGGGCGGCGTGACCATCCACGCCTACTCGCCACCGCTCTGGCGGCTCGGGCAGTACGCGTTCGGCGCCGACGGCGTCATGCGCCGCGTCTCGGTCAGCTACGCCGAGGAGCTGCGGCCGCTCGACCCGGCGGCCTGA
- a CDS encoding ABC transporter ATP-binding protein, protein MTGPDEAPSQLGSGQLGSGQLGSGQPGSGQPGSGQPASGQGGGAWALDTLGRARRPGADQPGVDGRAPAASPGQAAVRLAGVVKRFGDVEAVAGVDLEVRAGEFFSLLGPSGSGKTTCLRLIAGFETPTAGRVLLHGEDVTDRPPYERDVNTVFQDYALFPHMSVAGNVAYGLLVKKVAKAERTARVADALRLVRLEGFGGRRPSQLSGGQRQRVALARALVNRPSVLLLDEPLGALDRKLREEMQRELKAIQHEVGITFVFVTHDQDEALTMSDRIAVFSQGRIEQIATPAELYERPGSAFVAGFVGTSNLLGGEAARAVTGRDGTFTVRPEKIRITELDGTPGAGESTATGVVADVAYLGSQTRFVVRLDVGGELVVTQQNLATSSMEVLAAKGRPVRLVWDRQHNLLLPE, encoded by the coding sequence ATGACAGGTCCTGACGAGGCTCCCTCCCAACTTGGATCCGGCCAGCTTGGATCCGGCCAGCTTGGATCCGGCCAGCCTGGATCCGGCCAGCCTGGATCCGGCCAGCCTGCATCCGGCCAGGGTGGGGGCGCCTGGGCGCTGGACACCCTCGGGCGGGCCAGGCGGCCGGGCGCGGACCAGCCCGGCGTCGACGGGCGGGCCCCAGCCGCGTCACCTGGCCAGGCGGCCGTCCGCCTCGCCGGGGTGGTCAAGCGGTTCGGCGACGTCGAGGCCGTGGCCGGGGTCGATCTGGAGGTCCGCGCTGGCGAGTTCTTCTCGCTGCTCGGCCCCTCCGGCTCCGGCAAGACCACCTGCCTGCGGCTGATCGCCGGCTTCGAGACGCCGACTGCGGGCCGGGTCCTGCTCCACGGTGAGGACGTCACCGACCGCCCGCCCTACGAGCGCGACGTCAATACCGTGTTCCAGGACTACGCCCTCTTCCCGCACATGAGCGTCGCCGGCAACGTGGCCTACGGGCTGCTGGTGAAGAAGGTGGCCAAGGCGGAGCGCACCGCGCGCGTGGCCGACGCACTGCGTCTGGTCCGGCTGGAGGGCTTCGGCGGCCGGCGGCCTTCCCAGCTGTCCGGCGGGCAGCGCCAGCGCGTGGCGCTGGCCAGGGCGCTGGTCAACCGGCCGAGTGTGCTGCTGCTCGACGAGCCCCTCGGCGCCCTGGACCGCAAGCTGCGCGAGGAGATGCAGCGCGAGCTGAAGGCGATCCAGCACGAGGTGGGGATCACGTTCGTGTTCGTCACCCACGACCAGGACGAGGCTCTCACGATGAGCGACCGCATCGCCGTCTTCAGCCAAGGCCGGATCGAGCAGATCGCCACGCCGGCCGAGCTGTACGAGCGACCGGGCAGCGCGTTCGTGGCCGGCTTTGTGGGCACGTCGAACCTCCTCGGGGGCGAGGCCGCGCGGGCGGTCACCGGCCGGGACGGCACCTTCACCGTCCGGCCCGAGAAGATCCGGATCACCGAGCTGGACGGGACGCCAGGCGCCGGCGAGAGCACCGCCACCGGAGTCGTCGCCGACGTCGCCTACCTCGGCTCGCAGACGCGCTTCGTGGTGCGCCTGGACGTGGGCGGCGAGCTGGTCGTGACCCAGCAGAACCTCGCCACCTCGTCGATGGAGGTGCTGGCCGCCAAGGGGCGGCCGGTCCGGCTGGTGTGGGACCGGCAGCACAACCTGCTGCTGCCGGAGTGA
- a CDS encoding aromatic amino acid lyase — protein MAITLLPPGREAGTFLDAPAHHDPSTVATGFAVVGAPCGAPSDAHGTRSDAHGAASDAHVARSDAHGAASDAHGAGSDAHVAGSDAHGAGSDACDAPAVLRRRSQRFAGLLSHDAGDVLDGGPVSLVDCGDVPADPRDPALQREGTTRVVHALVERDVVPIVLGGDGSIPQCVLQAYEGSGPPHVVQIEAHRDARDARDARDAGTLLVDAVDVRMHGVDWLLGRLPEGGRFLVTLDVDGLDPSIAPGTSRPRQGGLLFHEAAALLRGLSARGRVVGVCVVGLLPSLDVGQTTSDTVIRLLLHLMHAAKRRVPMPTRQGVLDEAGPSTAPVLLDGESLRIDDVERIASGTATVEVPQAAWQRIARGRAVVEQLVDQRVRAYGTTTGVGSQKDYMIETERLQEFNRQLLYAHATRSPGPVAPAELVRACMAIQVNLFASGRSGVRPALVEWLLANLRDDRLPAVDLGSSVGASDLVALAQLALPLVGGGTLLAGDGRGPEQPPAAPASPAPKEALALVNNNSLTLGRGALVLAEARRLLIAMDIAAALALEGFRGNPQAWSAVVDQAHPQPGHRWAGERLRRLLAGSRLWRPGEPRFLQDPLSFRCVPQVSGAGRETLAWTWQTWERELNATVDNPLVDLATGELVSHGNPETTLLAITMDALRLALAKALRASAERTHKLHWSSFSGLPMGLAAEAGASGGAQFLNLSYIVAAHVATSSIAAMPVTPHYHGQLAEGVEDVAGLAPHALAEAERLLQSAWVVVGIEALVASWAVARRGLTPADLGTALRPAHQMLLPLVPAGQEGEQQIDVGPAVEALQSLARTWAE, from the coding sequence ATGGCCATCACCCTGCTGCCACCTGGCCGGGAGGCGGGCACCTTCCTCGATGCTCCGGCGCACCACGACCCGTCTACCGTGGCCACCGGCTTCGCGGTGGTCGGAGCGCCCTGCGGAGCACCGTCCGACGCGCACGGGACCAGGTCCGACGCACACGGGGCTGCATCGGATGCACACGTGGCCAGGTCTGACGCACACGGGGCTGCATCGGACGCTCACGGGGCCGGGTCGGACGCACACGTGGCCGGGTCGGACGCTCACGGGGCCGGGTCCGACGCCTGCGACGCCCCAGCGGTGCTCCGACGACGCTCGCAGCGGTTCGCGGGGTTGCTCTCGCACGACGCCGGCGACGTCCTCGACGGCGGCCCCGTGTCGCTCGTGGACTGCGGCGACGTCCCTGCCGACCCGCGTGACCCGGCCCTCCAGCGGGAAGGCACGACCCGGGTGGTCCATGCGCTCGTCGAACGCGACGTCGTGCCGATCGTGCTCGGCGGCGACGGCTCCATCCCACAGTGCGTGCTCCAAGCCTACGAGGGCTCGGGGCCACCCCATGTCGTCCAGATCGAGGCGCATCGGGACGCCCGGGACGCCCGGGACGCCCGGGACGCCGGCACGCTGCTGGTCGACGCCGTCGACGTGCGGATGCACGGCGTGGACTGGCTGCTGGGCCGGCTTCCGGAAGGCGGGCGGTTCCTCGTCACCCTGGACGTGGACGGCCTCGACCCGTCGATCGCGCCAGGGACGAGCCGCCCACGCCAGGGCGGCCTGCTCTTCCACGAGGCAGCCGCCCTGCTGCGCGGCCTCTCGGCGCGCGGCAGGGTCGTCGGCGTCTGCGTCGTCGGCCTCCTCCCCTCGCTGGACGTCGGCCAGACGACGTCCGACACGGTGATCCGGCTACTGCTCCACCTCATGCACGCGGCCAAGCGGAGGGTCCCCATGCCGACGCGGCAGGGCGTCCTGGACGAGGCCGGTCCCAGCACGGCTCCCGTGCTGCTCGACGGCGAGAGCCTTCGGATCGACGACGTGGAACGCATCGCCAGCGGCACGGCCACAGTCGAGGTCCCGCAAGCGGCGTGGCAGCGGATCGCCCGGGGGCGAGCCGTGGTCGAGCAGCTCGTGGACCAGCGCGTGCGGGCGTACGGCACCACGACAGGGGTGGGCTCCCAGAAGGACTACATGATCGAGACGGAGCGGCTGCAGGAGTTCAACCGGCAGCTGCTCTACGCACACGCCACGCGCTCGCCCGGGCCCGTGGCGCCGGCGGAGCTCGTGCGCGCCTGCATGGCGATCCAGGTGAACCTCTTTGCCAGCGGGCGCTCCGGGGTCCGGCCCGCGCTGGTCGAATGGTTGCTGGCCAACCTGCGCGACGACCGCTTGCCAGCAGTCGACCTCGGCAGCTCGGTGGGCGCCTCGGACCTCGTGGCGCTCGCGCAGCTGGCGCTGCCCCTGGTCGGTGGCGGCACGCTGCTCGCGGGCGACGGGCGCGGGCCGGAGCAGCCGCCGGCCGCGCCCGCTTCCCCCGCACCGAAGGAGGCGCTGGCCCTCGTCAACAACAACAGCCTCACCCTCGGTCGCGGCGCGCTCGTCCTGGCAGAGGCGCGCAGGCTCCTCATCGCCATGGACATCGCCGCGGCGCTGGCGCTGGAGGGCTTCCGCGGCAACCCGCAGGCATGGAGCGCCGTCGTCGACCAGGCCCACCCCCAGCCCGGCCACCGGTGGGCGGGGGAACGGCTCCGCCGGCTGCTTGCGGGCAGTCGCCTGTGGCGACCCGGCGAACCGCGGTTCCTCCAGGACCCGCTCAGCTTCCGCTGCGTCCCCCAGGTGAGCGGCGCGGGCCGGGAGACCCTCGCCTGGACCTGGCAGACCTGGGAGCGGGAGCTCAACGCGACGGTCGACAACCCCCTGGTCGACTTGGCAACCGGCGAGCTGGTGTCTCACGGCAACCCGGAGACGACGCTGCTCGCCATCACCATGGACGCGCTCAGGCTGGCGCTGGCCAAGGCGCTTCGGGCGAGCGCGGAACGAACCCACAAGCTGCACTGGTCGAGCTTCAGCGGCCTTCCCATGGGACTGGCCGCCGAGGCGGGCGCCTCGGGCGGAGCCCAGTTCCTCAACCTCAGCTACATCGTCGCCGCCCACGTCGCAACCTCGTCGATCGCGGCGATGCCGGTCACCCCCCACTACCACGGGCAGCTCGCGGAAGGGGTGGAGGATGTCGCCGGTCTCGCGCCCCATGCGCTGGCCGAGGCGGAGCGGCTGCTCCAGAGTGCATGGGTGGTCGTCGGGATCGAGGCGTTGGTGGCATCCTGGGCGGTGGCACGCCGCGGCCTGACCCCCGCCGACCTCGGAACGGCGCTCCGCCCCGCCCATCAGATGCTCCTCCCCCTCGTCCCGGCCGGGCAGGAGGGTGAGCAGCAGATCGATGTCGGCCCGGCTGTCGAGGCCCTGCAGTCGCTCGCTCGAACCTGGGCGGAGTGA